A single window of Balaenoptera ricei isolate mBalRic1 chromosome 15, mBalRic1.hap2, whole genome shotgun sequence DNA harbors:
- the TBL2 gene encoding transducin beta-like protein 2 — protein MELLQMPELMGLSLLLGLLALMATAAVARGWLRAEQETCGRSAGQRANGFPPDKSLRSKKQKQHQRIHKEKPQQHNFTHRLLAATLKSHSGNISCMDFSSNGKYLATCADDRTVRIWSTKDFLQREHRSMRANVELDHAILVRFSPDCRAFIVWLANGDTLRVFKMTKREDGGYTFTATPEDFPKKHKAAIVNIGIADTGKFIMTASSDTTILIWNLKGQVLSTINTNQMHNTSAAISPCSRFVASCGFTPDVKVWEVCFGKKGDFQEVVRAFELKGHSAAIHCFAFSNDSRRMASVSKDGTWKLWDTDVEYKKQQDPYLLRTGRFEEASAVPCRLALSPDAQVLALASGSSIHLYNTRRGEKEECFEQVHGECISDLSFDVTGRLLASCGDRAVRLFHNTPGYRAVVEEMQGLLKRASNESTRQRLQQQLTQAQEALKSLGALRK, from the exons ATGGAGCTGCTGCAGATGCCGGAGCTGATGGGGCTGTCGCTGTTGCTCGGGCTGCTGGCCCTGATGGCGACGGCGGCGGTAGCGCGGGGGTGGCTGCGCGCGGAGCAGGAGACGTGCGGCCGGTCCGCAG GCCAAAGAGCAAATGGATTTCCACCTGACAAGTCCTTGAGATCCAAGAAGCAGAAACAACATCAGCGGATTCACAAGGAAAAGCCTCAGCAACACAACTTCACCCACCGCCTCCTGGCTGCAACACTGAAG AGCCACAGTGGGAACATATCTTGCATGGACTTTAGCAGCAATGGCAAGTACCTGGCCACCTGTGCAGATGACCGTACCGTCCGCATCTGGAGCACCAAGGACTTCCTGCAGCGGGAGCACCGCAGCATGAGAGCAAATGTGGAGCTGGACCATGCCATCCTGGTGCGCTTCAGCCCTGACTGCAG AGCATTCATCGTCTGGCTGGCTAACGGAGATACCCTCCGTGTCTTCAAGATGACCAAGCGAGAGGATGGGGGCTATACTTTCACGGCCACCCCAGAGGACTTTCCTAAAAAGCACAAGGCAGCCATCGTCAATATTGGCATTGCTGACACAG GGAAGTTCATCATGACTGCTTCCAGTGACACAACTATCCTCATCTGGAATCTGAAAGGTCAGGTGCTGTCTACCATCAACACCAACCAGATGCACAATACATCTGCTGCTATATCCCCTTGTAGCAG GTTTGTGGCCTCATGTGGCTTCACCCCAGATGTAAAAGTTTGGGAAGTCTGCTTTGGGAAAAAAGGGGACTTCCAGGAGGTTGTGCGAGCCTTTGAACTGAAGGGCCACTCTGCAGCCATCCACTGCTTCGCTTTCTCCAATGACTCCCGGAG GATGGCCTCTGTCTCCAAGGATGGTACGTGGAAACTGTGGGACACAGATGTGGAATACAAGAAGCAGCAGGACCCCTACTTGCTGAGGACGGGCCGTTTTGAAGAAGCGAGCGCCGTGCCGTGCCGCCTGGCACTCTCCCCGGACGCCCAGGTTTTGGCTTTGGCCAGTGGCAGCAGTATTCATCTCTATAATACCCGGCGGGGTGAGAAGGAGGAGTGCTTCGAGCAGGTCCATGGGGAGTGTATCAGTGACTTGTCCTTTGATGTCACTGGCCGGCTTCTGGCCTCCTGTGGGGACCGGGCAGTGCGGCTCTTCCACAACACCCCTGGCTACCGGGCAGTGGTGGAAGAAATGCAGGGCCTCCTGAAGCGGGCCTCCAATGAGAGCACCCGCCAGAGGCTACAGCAGCAGCTGACGCAGGCCCAGGAGGCCCTGAAGAGCCTGGGTGCCTTGAGGAAATGA
- the BCL7B gene encoding B-cell CLL/lymphoma 7 protein family member B, producing the protein MSGRSVRAETRSRAKDDIKKVMAAIEKVRKWEKKWVTVGDTSLRIFKWVPVTDSKEKEKSKSNSSAAREPNGFPSDASANSSLLLEFQDENSNQSSVSDVYQLKVDSSTNSSPSPQQSESLSPAHTSDFRTDDSQPPTLGQEILEEPSLPASEVADEPPTLTKEEPVPLETQIAEEEEDSGAPPLKRFCVDQPAMPQTASES; encoded by the exons ATGTCGGGCAGGTCTGTGCGGGCCGAGACCCGCAGCCGGGCCAAGGATGACATCAAGAAGGTGATGGCGGCCATCGAGAAAGTGCGGAAATG GGAGAAAAAGTGGGTGACTGTGGGTGACACGTCCCTTAGGATATTTAAGTGGGTTCCCGTGACAGACAGCAAGGAG aaagaaaagtcaaaatcGAACAGTTCAGCAGCCCGGGAACCTAATGGCTTTCCCTCTGATGCCTCAGCCAATTCCTCTCTCCTTCTTGAATTCCAGG ATGAAAACAGCAACCAGAGTTCCGTGTCTGATGTCTATCAGCTCAAGGTGGACAGCAGCACCAACTcgagccccagcccccagcagagcGAGTCCCTGAGCCCAGCGCACACGTCCGACTTCCGCACAGATgactcccagccccccaccctggGCCAGGAGATCCTGGAGG agccctccctgcctgcctcagAAGTTGCTGATGAACCTCCCACCCTCACGAAGGAAGAACCGGTTCCATTAGAGACACAG ATtgctgaggaagaggaagactcaGGTGCGCCTCCCCTGAAACGCTTCTGTGTGGACCAACCCGCAATGCCGCAGACAGCGTCGGAAAGCTAG